From Syntrophorhabdaceae bacterium:
GCTGCGGCGCCACCTGGGAGATGAAGTCTGAGGAGATATGCACGATTCTAGCCTCGGTTCCCAATTCCTGAGCTATGGTTTCATAGATTTGGTTCCAGGTAAGGACCTCGTCGGAAGTGATGTGGAAGGCCTCCCCCACGGCGCAAGCGTTTCCCAGAAGGCCGAGAAACCCTCGCGCAAAGTCGTCCGCGTGCGTCACAACGAAGAGGGACGAGCCGTCGCCGTGAGCGATGATCGGATGGCCATCGAGTATTCGCTGGGCGAGCGTATAACAGCCCTTCCCCCCGATAGCGATGGGAAAGTTGCGATCATAGGTTAGAGAAGGACGCACAATCGTGGCGGGGAAACCTTGCTCACGGTATGCTTGCATCAGACGCTCTTCGCAGGTAATTTTGCCGCGGGCATATTCCGAGTACGGATTGCTAAGCGGGGTTAACTCTGTGATGAGATAAGAGGCCGGCGGCCTTTGATAAGCTGATGCGGAGCTGATGAAGACGTACTGCCCGACCCGGTCCTTAAACAGGGCCACGTCGCGGTCTATATCACCCGGAGCATATGCGATCCAATCAACCACCACATCAAATTTCTTACCCTCAAGAACTGCGTAAAGGTCCCCGGTTCTATTTATATCCGCAGCTAGATGCGTACTTCCGGCCGGATGAAGCTCGGACCCTCGATTGAGCGCGGAGAGTTCAAATCCTCTGTCAATGGCCTGCCGGCTCACCGCCCTACTAATCACGCCCGTGCCGCCTATAAAGAGCACTTTCACAATCGAGCCTCCCCTGCATCTCCAGTGTCGAACGCACCGACGACGCAAGGGTCACCGGCGATATCAGTATTGTGGGAGATATCGTTTACCGATTGTCGTCTAATCCCCCGGAAATTCATAGCCAACATCCCTTAAGAACCTCGCACTCTCCTCGGGTAGAGCCGTATTGATATACATACCCGTACCGAGTTCGAAACCGGCGGTCTGTGTGATCCTCGGGATGACCGATATATACCAGTGGAAATACTTAGAATCGCTTTCTCTCGTGGACAACGATCGGATCACATAATTAAAATCAGGATTATCCAGTCCCACGTACATTCGACGAAGCACATCTCTCAAAATACCGGCGAGCCCTTTGATCTCATCCTCACTTATGCATCCGTAACAGGCGCAGTGTCGCTTGGGAAAAATCCAGGTGTGGAAGGGTGAATGGGCCGCATAGGGGATAAACGCCACAAAAGATGCATTCTCGCTCACGATCCGCACTTTTTCATTCATCTCTCCATACATATACGTGCAATAGAGGCATTCCCCAAAATTCACATAATAGTAATTTCTCCGGGCCTCCTCGAGCCTCGTCATCACCTGCCCGGGGAATACCGGCGTACCCACAATTTGGGAATGCGGATGCTCAAGGGAGGTTCCCGCCCCAATGCCGTGGTTCTTGAAGATGATCACGTGTTCCACGCGCGGGTCTTCATAGAAGGCAATGAGGCGATCCCTGTATCCGGCGAGGACCCGCTCCATCTGATGGACAGACAAAAGCGCCGTCGTCTTATTGTGCTCAGGCGTCTCAATAATGACCTCATGACGACCCACGCCCGAAATGACCTGCTTGAAATCTACCTTCTCTTTTCTTACGTCCCCCTCCGGAGATAAGGCCGAGAATTTGTTCAAAACCGATCTCACGGACCAGGCCCCGTCCGGGCTCGTTAAGCGGAATGTTTCTGTAGGCGTATCGGTCTCGTTACCAGGACAAAAGGGGCAGGAAGCCACATATGCGGGCAGCT
This genomic window contains:
- a CDS encoding NAD-dependent epimerase/dehydratase family protein gives rise to the protein MKVLFIGGTGVISRAVSRQAIDRGFELSALNRGSELHPAGSTHLAADINRTGDLYAVLEGKKFDVVVDWIAYAPGDIDRDVALFKDRVGQYVFISSASAYQRPPASYLITELTPLSNPYSEYARGKITCEERLMQAYREQGFPATIVRPSLTYDRNFPIAIGGKGCYTLAQRILDGHPIIAHGDGSSLFVVTHADDFARGFLGLLGNACAVGEAFHITSDEVLTWNQIYETIAQELGTEARIVHISSDFISQVAPQLSANLLGDKTWSLVFDNSKIKNFVPDFEATISFNEGVRRTVAWFREDRARRRIDESVNREMDRILSIYSGECVTDP
- the galT gene encoding galactose-1-phosphate uridylyltransferase, giving the protein MSEVRLNHITGDWVIVSAERAKRPEDFAQKRQSKELPAYVASCPFCPGNETDTPTETFRLTSPDGAWSVRSVLNKFSALSPEGDVRKEKVDFKQVISGVGRHEVIIETPEHNKTTALLSVHQMERVLAGYRDRLIAFYEDPRVEHVIIFKNHGIGAGTSLEHPHSQIVGTPVFPGQVMTRLEEARRNYYYVNFGECLYCTYMYGEMNEKVRIVSENASFVAFIPYAAHSPFHTWIFPKRHCACYGCISEDEIKGLAGILRDVLRRMYVGLDNPDFNYVIRSLSTRESDSKYFHWYISVIPRITQTAGFELGTGMYINTALPEESARFLRDVGYEFPGD